The genomic window GGCTGCATCAATACGGCAATGATTATCAATACTGAGACAATAATTAGTAATACTTCGAATAAATTATACACCGGCAAAACCCCCGTTCATGGTGTTTAAAGCTGAAATCACTTCTAAAACAATAACATAAAACATTCAAAAATTCTAGTCTATTCCATTGATAAGCGTCGTCAGTCTCTTTTTAAATTTCGCACGCTGAGCAGCGTTAACCATCATGACGATACGATCTCCAGCTTTAACAACTGTGTCTCCACGAGGAATTATCTCACGTTCTCCACGGTAAATCGCAATTACTAAGACTTCTTTAGGGAAAGAAATATCGCGAATATATTCTCCATCAATACTGCTGCCTTCATAGACCGGAATTTCAATTCGATCATTATATTTGCTGACTTGGTTTAAATAGGTAGAATTCAGAGTCAGTTTTTCTTTCAAAGCTTCATAAATTGGTGCACCGTTCAAGATATCAACCACAATATAGGCAATCAGTGAGATCACTACCAATGGCATTAAGTGTCCGAGCGACCCAACCATTTCCGTGACCAAAATAATTGCTGTAAATGGAGCTTTACTGATGCAAGCAAAGTAACCTGCCATCGCAAAAATAATCAAATTACTTTCATATGAAATTGGCAACAATCCCATTTGATTCATGAACACTGCATAAACGGCTCCGATAATGGCTCCCAAATTTAAAATAGGAAGAAAAATTCCACCAGGAAGTCCTGAACCATAAGAGATCATTGAAAAAATAAATCTCAGAATAAAGATACCGGCCAAGATCCAAAAGCCAACGTTCATGTGATTCAAGCTGACGATCAAACCATTTCCGCCACCAATAAATTTTGGGAACATCATCCCAACTGGGACTAATAAAATTAAAGGAATCAAACCTTGAAAACTGCGTGGAATTTTCGTTTTTGCATACAAACTGGGCATGTACAAAATAACTATCTGATACAAACGTCCTAACAGCCCTAGAATTATTCCTAAGACAATCAGGTGCCAATACATTCCCACTGGGAGACTGAATTTATAGGGTATATCAAGTACCGGCGTAAGACCAAATACGTATAGGGCAACTAAGTTAGAACTGACAGCACTAGCCAAGGCTGTCAGCCAGACCATTGGCGAAAAATTATGATAAATTTCTTCGATCACAAACATACATCCAGCTAGCGGTGCATTAAATGCCGCTGCTAGACCACCGGCAGCACCACTAGCAATCAAGATACGTTTAGTGGTCGGAGAATCGACATGGCTGAGTTCACCAAATCCTTGACCGATTGTGGAACCCAACTGAATTGCCGGTCCTTCACGTCCGAGAAAAAGTCCGGGTCCAATACTAAGAATGCCACCAACGAACTTTCTCCACAGTACTGACCACCACTTGATCTTGAGGTCGCCGTCTAATTGTGCCTCAACTTGCGGAATACCAGAACCGGAAATATTCGGTTCTTTTTTCAGCATAAAGCCGACAATTATTCCGACGACAATCAAAAAAGCTAATAGTCCAACAACTATTCCCCAATTAGTTCTTGCCTCTACGTAGAAATGTTGGAATACCGTCAACGATGATTGAATCGACCAACGAAACATGCTGACGACGGCACCAGATAAAATACCAACAACTATCCCACCTAAGAGAAGCTTTAATTTATAAACATCAATGGATACATGTTTTTCCATCGACTTCCCCCTTATAATTATTTTTCAAATTTTGGCATTTTGTAAACTGAAGGCCATGGAGCAATAAAGCCAGCCTCAAGCAGCTCAATGTCAGTAATAGCTTGTTCATCCGTGACCAATTTAGGTTGGTCGTGGATCAAAGTTTGATAAACCGAATCGTAAAACAATCCGTAATCGCCTAACGGAGTTTTGATCTGCTTTTTGATCCAATCGCCATTTGAATTATGGTAATTAGCAACTCCGTAATACATTGGACTGTCTTCGCCAAAACCTGGCGTTCCTGGCATAATACCGGCCTTCAGGTCATTTTCTTGTTGGTCAGCACCATATTTAATAAATGATCCATTGGTTCCATGGACGATAAAGCGAGGATAATCCGTTGCAACATTAAATTCTGCCTTAACTTTGACCTTGTTTCGTGTTCCATAGTGAAGATCAACGTCAAAATAATTATCTACTGCATCTGCCACTTCGTTGTTACGAATATCGTAGGCAACAGTATCGGGACGTCCAAACAGAGCAACCATCCGATCCATCAGGTGAATACCTAATCCGTAAAAGGTCCCTTGTTCCTTAATACCAGGTTTTACAACTGTTCCTGGACGGTAATAATCAATATGAGATTCAACTTCCAAAATGTCTCCCAAAAATCCCTGTTCGATCACTTGCTTAACAGCTAAATAATCCCCATCAAATCGACGGTTTTGATAAGGAGTAACTAAAATGCCCTTTTGACGTCCTAATTCGAGCAACTCGCGTGCATGTTCAACACTGTCAACGAAAGGCTTTTCGACGATAACGGACTTATTAGCTAAAATAACACTCTTAGCTAGCTCATAATGCGTACTTGCAGGCGTACAAATTGTTACTAGGTCGACCTGTGGGTCATCTAGAATATCATCTAAATCAGTTGTAAAAACTGTTCCTTTGTCTTGATATGGTTTAGCCAAGGTTAGATCAACTGGCTTACGCGTATAAACCTTAGCAACCTCAAAATCTGGACGAATATTTAAATAAGGCAAATGGTAACGATTGGCAGACTTGCCAAACCCAATAAAAGCAATTTTTAATGACATACAAATTCTCCTTGTTTAGACATACATTAATCATATAATTTTGAGCAAAAAAAAACAGCCCAGAAGGGCTGTTTTTAAATCAAAAATGATTATTTGTTAAGGTTGTAGAAACTGTGGATACCTTTGTATTCTGCTTGTTCGCCAAGTTGATCTTCGATTCTCATCAATTGGTTGTACTTAGCAATACGGTCTGTACGACTCATTGAACCAGTCTTGATTTGACCTGCGTTTGTAGCAACAACAAGGTCAGCAATTGTTGTATCTTCTGTTTCACCTGAACGGTGAGAAACAACAGCTGTGAATCCAGCTTCTTTAGCCATTTCGATAGCTTCGAATGTTTCTGTAAGTGTACCAATTTGGTTAACTTTGATAAGGATTGAGTTAGAAACTCCCATATCAATACCCTTCTTCAAGTAGTCAGTGTTTGTAACGAACAAGTCGTCACCAACTAATTGAACTTTGTCGCCAAGGGCTTTTGTAACTTTTTGCCAGTCTTCCCAGTTGTTTTCATCGATAGGATCTTCGATTGTGATAACTGGATACTTGTCAACGATGTTTGCAAGTAAGTCGATGAATTCGTCTGTGCTCAATGAAGCACCGTTTTCGCCTTCACCCTTAAGATCATACTTGCCTGTTTCTGTGTTGTAGAATTCTGATGAAGCACAGTCAAAACCAATAGCGATATCATCACCAGGTTTGTAACCTGCTTTTTCAATAGCTTCTACCAAAATCTTGAAAGGAGCTTCGTTGTTGTCAAGGTCAGGAGCAAATCCACCTTCATCACCAACAGCTGTGTTCTTGCCTTGTGCTTCAAGAACTGCTTTAAGTGAATGGAATGTTTCTGAACCCATACGTACGGCTTCATGAATTGACTTTGCACCAACAGGTACGATCATGAATTCTTGGAAGTCAACGTTGTTATCAGCATGCTTACCACCATTGATAACGTTCATCATAGGTGTTGGAAGTACGTGAGCATTTGGTCCACCTAAGTATTCGTACAATGGAAGGCCAAGTTCGTCAGCAGCAGCACGTGCAGCAGCCAATGAAACACCAAGGATAGCGTTAGCACCAAGGTTACCTTTGTTTTCTGTACCGTCAAGCTTGATCATAGCGTCATCAATAGCTCTTTGATCAGTTACATCCATACCAATAACTGTCTTAGCAATCTTATCGTTAACGTTTGAAACAGCTTTAAGAACACCTTTACCACCAAAACGTGACTTGTCGCCATCACGTAATTCAACAGCTTCGTGTTCACCAGTTGAAGCACCTGATGGAACATCAGCGCGGCCAAAGCCACCTAATTCAGTATAAACTTCAACCTCGACAGTTGGGTTACCACGTGAGTCGAGAATTTCGCGACTTAAAATATCAGTAATTACAGACATATTGTAAAAATCTCCTTTACGATTTTTAATACATTTTCATTTTAACCTAAATTTTGTCAAAATAAATATAAGTTATTTTATTTAATTAATTATTTTTGATAGTTAACTAATGCAAGGAATGATTCAGGATCCATACTTGCACCACCAACGAGTCCACCATCAATATCCTCTTTGGCCATTAATTCTTTAACGTTAGCAGGTTTAACTGAACCACCATAAAGAATTCTGATCTTGTCAGCTGTATCTTGATCATACAAGCTAGCAATCTTTTCACGGATTACGTGAACCATTTCTTGTGCTTGGTCAGCAGTAGCAGTCTTACCAGTACCGATAGCCCAAATAGGTTCGTATGCAATAACTGATTTAGCTAAGTCAGCAGCAGAGATGCCTTTAACAGCAGCTTCGATTTGACCTGTAACCCAGTCTTCAGCTTTTCCAGCTTCACGTTGTTCAAGTGTTTCACCACAGCAGATGATTGGCAACATGTTGTTCTTCAAGATAGCGTGAGCTTTCTTGTTGATGTCTTCATCAGTTTCTTTGAAGTATTGTCTTCTTTCTGAGTGACCAATGATTACGAAATCAATGCCCATTTGTGAAAGAGCCAATGGACTGTTTTCACCAGTAAATGCACCGGCGTCTTCAAAGTAACTGTTTTCAGCAGCAGTCTTTAAAGGTGTACCTTCAGCACCTGCAACAAGTGTTGATAAATCAATAGCAGGAGCACCGATAATAGCTTCTACGCCTGATTCTGGCAATTTACCTTTGATACCGTCTAAAAATTCTTGGGTTTCCTTAGGATTTTTGTTCATCTTCCAGTTACCCGCAATAATAGGTGTACGCATAAATTAATTCTCCTTAATGACTATTTGTCTGAAATTGAAGCAATACCAGGTAATGTCTTACCTTCTAGGTATTCTAGTGATGCACCACCACCAGTTGAGATGTGAGTAAGCTTGTCAGCAATACCCAAACTCTTAGCAGCAGCAGTTGAATCACCACCACCAACGATAGTGATAGCATCTGATAAGTTACCTAGGGCACGTCCAACTTCAAGAGTACCTTCAGCAAACTTGCTCATTTCGAATGCACCCATTGGTCCATTCCATACAACAGTCTTAGCACCGTTTAACTTGTCTTTGAACAAGGCAACAGTCTTAGGACCGATATCCAATGCCATTTCGTCATCAGGAATATCTACGCCATCAGTAGTTGTTGCTTCAGCATCGTTTGAGAATTCTTTAGCAACGATGTGGTCTACAGGAAGCACGATCTTGTCGCCAGCTTTTTGAAGGAGGTCCTTAGCTAGATCAACTTTATCTGCTTCAAATAGTGACTTACCAATCTTGTGGCCTTGAGCAGCTAAGAATGTATAAGCCATACCACCACCGATTAAGATGTGGTCTGATTTTGGAATCAAGTTTTCAATAACACCGATCTTGTCAGAAACCTTAGCACCACCAAGAATTGTTACGAATGGGTGTACTGGGTTATCAACAGCGTTACCTAAGAATTTGATTTCTTTTTCCATCAAGAATCCAGCAGCAACTGGTTTGCCAGCAGCCTTCATAGCTGTTGAGATACCAACGTTTGATGCGTGGCTTCTGTGGGCTGTACCGAATGCATCGTTGACGAAAACATCGCCAAGTGATGCCCAGTATTCACCCAATTTAGGATCGTTTTTACTTTCGCGCTTGCCGAAGTCATTATCGATATCTTGGAAACGAGTGTTTTCCATCAATAGGATTTGACCATCTTGCAAGTTGTTAATAGCATCTTCAAGTTCTTTACCTTCGTTAACAGGTACGAACTCAACAGGCATGCCACTTAATTCTTGAAGTTTAGCAGCAACAGGCTTCAATGATAAAGCTTTCTTGTCTTCGTCACTCTTGATACGGCCCAAGTGAGAAAGCAAGATAACCTTTCCACCATGTTCTGAAACATACTTGATTGTTGGGATAGCACCAACGATACGGTTTGTATCGCCGACAACACCATCTTTAATAGGAACGTTGAAATCTACACGCATTAAGACTTTTTTGCCTTTTACGTCAACGTCAGAAACGATAAGTTTTGCCATTTTAAATCCTCCAGAGTATTTTCCTAAAAAAAAGACGGAAGGAGTTATCCTCCCTCCGCCAATTTAATTCACTAAATTAGGTTGTAAACTTCGCTATTTAACTAAAAATTAGTTTAAGCTAGCAAATTTTTCAAGTGTACGAACCATTTGTGCTGTAAATCCTGATTCATTATCATACCAAGCAACAGTCTTAACAACTTGAGCGTCGCCTGTACCAACGATTTGTGTTTGTGTTGGGTCGAATACTGAACCGAATGATGTACCGATAATATCTGATGAAACAATTTCATCATCGTTGTAACCGAATGATGGGTTGTTGTCAGTATATTTCTTAACAGCAGCATTTACTTGATCAACTGTAACTTCTTTGTCAAGAGTTGCAACTAATTCAGTAACTGAACCTGTGATAACTGGAACACGTTGTGCATGTCCATCAAGTTTACCCTTCAAGTCAGGAACAACAAGACCTAAGGCCTTAGCAGCACCAGTTGAATGAGGGATGATGTTAGCAGCAGCAGCACGTGCAGCACGAACATTACCTTTACGTTCTGGACCATCTTGAAGCATTTGTGTAGCTGTGTAAGCATGGATAGTTGTCATTGTACCAGCTTTGATACCGAATTCTTTGTTTACGGCATTAGCTAATGGTGCAAGACAGTTTGTTGTACATGAGCCAGCTGATGCAATCTTAACGTCGTTAGTCAAGATGTCATCGTTAACACCATAAACAACTGTAGGCATGTCACCTGATGGAGCTGAGATCAATACACGTTTTGCGCCTGCATCGATATGAGCTTGAGCTTTTTCTGTTGATGTGTAGAAACCTGTACATTCAAGAACGATGTCAACACCGTCGTTGCCAACCCATTTAAGGTCTGCAGCATTCTTTTCAGCGTATACAGGGATCTTCTTACCGTCAACAACGATACCATCTTCAGCAGCTGTGATAGCGTCTGATTTGAAGTTACCATGAGCTGTATCATATTTAAGCAAGTGTGCAAGCATTGCAGGTGATGTTAAATCATTGATTGCAACAACTTCCAAATCTGTTTTGCCTTCTGCTTGAAGAGCAGCGATACGGCGGAATGCCAAACGGCCAATACGTCCAAATCCATTAATACCAACTTTTGTAGTCATACAAAAATTCCTCCTTCAGGAAAGTAAAAATATATTATTTTAAAGGGTTATCCCTTAAAATCATCTTTGAGGCACCCTCATCAGTAATGAGTATGGTGTGAGAAGGTGCATTCTTCATGTAAGCTTCGATAGCAGTTGCCTTTGAAGCACCACCAGCGATAGCAATTACATTCTTAATATTAGCAAGGTCCCGAACATGAAGTCCAATTCTAGGTACCTTATATACAAGCTTACCATCTTGATCAAAGAAATCTCCAAACGCTTCTGCAACAGCATCGCTGTTGGTGATCGTTAGCTTGTCTTTATCAGACAGATTTCTTCTTTCAGCCATTACGCTTGCGGTTCCAATGCTATGAACAACAACGTCACATCTATATATTAAATCAAGCACTGATTTAATTGAAGCTTCATTTTGTAAAGATTCGAAGCTCTGTTCACTGATGTCCTCGGGCAAATACAGTGCCCGATGTTGTCCATGCGTTCTATTCGCCATTTCAGCACAAACACTGTTTGCCTGAATGATTACTGACTCTCCCACTCCGCCACGAGCTGGTAAGAATAATAAATCACGGTTCTTTGAAAGACTTGGTGATAAATTCCTAGCAACTCTGGCTAAAGTGCTACCGCCAGTAACAGCAATCAAACTCTTGCCATTAGGTAGAATAGATCCGAGCAACTGGTTGAGGCGCAATCCGAATGAGTCGACCACTCGATATTGCTTATCGGAATTACCAGGAAGTACGATGCAACGATCAATTCCTAGTTTCTTACTTAACTGTTGCTCTAAAAGTGCTGTTCCTTGAAAGTCAGCTAATAACTTATTCAGTTGACCATTGGCTTGAATTCCCGTCTTAGTTAGAGACATCCCTGACTTAGATGAATTAATCAATCCTTGATTTTTCAAAAGGTCTGTCTCAGTTCTAAGGCTTCGTTCAGTAACATTAAGGTCATCTGCTAGGACCCGACGGCCCACCGGTTCCATTAATTTAATACTTTGCAGTATTCTGAAACGTTTCTCGACTGTTTTAATGAAATCGGGAGCAACCAAATCCAACAATTCTAAATCACTATTGATTGTCATTTGATTTACTCCTTGGGACTAATCTTGTCCCTGTATGTCCTTTTGTGACCCATATACTCAAAAAATAAAAGCCCGGATAAACTTTGTTACCTCTCAAGCACAGTTCCTATTATAAACGGTCAGTTCATTTTTGCAAGTGCCAAGGCATCAAAAATGGAATGTTTTTTCATTAATGCTCCGTATTGCTGTTATAGCACAGTTTCTAATTTGGTTTTATCTAAAATTATGAATTAGAAATCATTTGAATAGTTATTTCTATTTAACTTTGAAGTCATCTTTGCGATAATATAACAGTACGCGTCGCTAGTATAATGGATAGCACTCAGGATTCCGGTTCCTGCAATGTGGGTTCGACTCCCACGCGACGCATTTCGCAAAGACTGATCATTACGATCAGTCTTTTTTTATTCATAATTCGCTAACTAACTTCTTATTATATGTATGAATTTATATAATGGTTATTGTTATTTTTTTAAGGCTCATTTAAGATGTAAGCGGTAATACATATTCATAATAATTAGAAGGTAGGGAATGATATGAAACGCAAGCGCTTGGTTCTACTATTCGCACTATTAGCTTTTGTTATGGTTATTGGTACTGCATGTTCTTCCAGCAACTCAAGTTCTTCGAAAGATTCGTCTGAAACAACTTTTAAAAAGACGAATACAAATGATTCGAAGAAGGATCCATCTCTGACAACTGTTACTAACGAGGTTGAGTCGAAGTTCAAACAGTTATCTTACAAGGATAAAAAGACCGGAGTGACATTAAGATACAACTTGTTCGTTCCAAAGAACTACAATAAAGACAAGAAATATCCTCTCCTAACATTTATCCCTGATGATTCAGTTACTGGCAAGAGTACTAAAACGGGGATCACGCAAGGATATGGTGGTAGTATTTGGGCCACTAACTCAGAACAAAAGAAACACGCCAGTTTTGTGCTAGTTCCAGTCTTTGATACTTCAACCGTTAGTGGTGGAGTTGGACAATTTGGTTCTTCAGTAGTTAAAAAGAATGTTCAAACTTATCTCGATCTAATGAAAAAACTTGAAAAAGACTACAACATCGATATGGACCGTCTATACGCTACTGGTCAATCAATGGGTGGTATGACAATGTTCTATCTAAATTCTCATTATCCTAATATGTTTGCTGCAACACTTTATGCATCATCACAATGGGATGTAAGTCAATTAGAGAAACTCAAGAATCAGAAATTCTTCTACATTGCTTCTGCTGGTGACCAAAATGCTTCAAAGGGTCAAAAGAACGTTATGAAGATGCTCAAAAAAGACGGTAAGAAATATACAACAACAACTCTAGATGCTCAAGTTTCCGCCAAGGAAAAGAATACAGCAGCTAACCAGTTGATGGACAAGAATCGAGATGCCAACTTTATAACTTGGAAGGCAGGAACGGTTCTCGAAAATGCCACGACTCATCTAGAGCACAATGCCTCATTTGATTATGCCTACACGATTCCAGCTGTTCGTGATTGGCTCTATAATCAATCAAAGTAAAATAACAATTTAAAACGAAAAGCAATCGATCAATTGACCGATTGCTTTTTTAATTTGCTGAAGTTTTGGTATATAGTTTGCGAATAAAGATGAAACAACATAATAGCAGTGTTAAACAAGCTGCAAAGCCTATCTTGATACCGACGAGTTCCCCACTGATCGTATGGATGTTTTCATGCTGATTTGAAACTGTGATTATGGCAATCAACAATGCTGTTCCAAAGGATGCAGCAACCTGTCTTAGCGTATTATAGAGTGCAACGCCATCTGGGATCAGCTCAGCTGGAAGATACGACAAAGCTTGAGTCTGAATTGGGATCAAGACTAAGACTAGTCCAAATTGGCGGATCGTTTGACCCAAAGTGACTGTCCAAATCGAGGTATCCTTATTGATCAACACTTGTAAAAATGTTCCGATACAGTCGATGGTAATACCGATCAATACTAGATTTTTTACAGGATATTTATCGAACAATTTACCGCTTATCGGCGACATGATGAAGGTCACCAACGCACCTGGAAATAGTACCAATCCTGAGATCAAAGCACTTTTGTGCATGACGTTCTGGACTAAAATCGGTAAAAGGATCGTATTTCCATACATCGTCACCATCAAGATCATGTTCAAGATGTTGGCAATGTTGAATTGGCTGTGTTCAAAAACTTTTAAATTGATAAAAGGATTTTTTGAATGGCCTTGAGTCTTCAAGAATAACCAGCCGAAGAACAGACCCAGGATGAACAAGCCACCGATGTTAAACGAAATAACGTTGTATTCACCAATATTTGAGAACGCCCACAGTAGACATAAAAGTCCAAAACTGGCTGTGATCAAACCTTTAACGTTAAAAGTCAGTTCAGTCTCATGCTTAACTTTTGGCATGAAGATGATGGCCAAGATTATTGAGATAAGCGTAAATGGCATGGTCAAGCTAAACAAATAGCGCCACGATAAACTATCAAGGATAAAACCAGAAACTGTCGGACCGACGATCGGTGAAAAATTAAATACGACTCCGATGATACCCATGACCGAACCACGATGCTTGGCATCAGCTGCCCGCATAGCAATAACGTTAACTAACGGAATCATTACCCCAGCACCGACCGCCTGGATCATTCGTCCAGCAATCAAAATAAGATACTGATTGGCAACTGTCCCGATCAATGAACCGACGAAAAAAATTGTCGAGAAGGTCAAAAATAAATTTTTGAACGAAAACTTTTTCATTAAAAATGCACTGGTTGGGATCATCAAAGCATTAGCGAGCATGTAACCGTTAGTCAGCCACTGTGCTGACGAGTATGAAACGTGAAACACGCGCATAACTGATGGCAGAGCTGTCGTCATCATCGTAGAACTGAGGACGCCAAAAAAACTACCAAATAGCACAATAAATAAAGATACACGCATTTCTTTTTTCATAAATAATCTCCAAATAGTTTAATGTTTCCTGAAAATCTTTCGATACAGAAACTTAGTTGACAAAAGCAACTTAAATTACTATATTGAAAACTAGTTGCTTTTGTCAACCATTGGAGGAATAAAAATGAAAAAAGAAGATATTTATAATATCCGAGAATTCGATCGTTTTTACACGAACGTTCTTCAATTAACTGATAAGTACCATTTGCACACTAAATTTACGATCTTGGAATCACGAATCTTGCTCGAAATAAATCGTGGCGTCAACACGGCTAATCAGTTGCTGAGTTTATTAAAGCTAGACAAAGGATACATTAGTCGCGTTTTGAAAAAATTGGAAACTGAAAATTTGATCACTAAAAAGGCTGATTCAAAGGACTTGCGGATCAAAGTCCTTGCTCTTACCGACGATGGCAAACAGGCTCTTGAAGATATCAACCAACGAGCAGATAATCAAATCGACAAGCTTTTTTCAAACGTTTCTGAATCAGAAATACCTGAGATCATCGACGCGATGAAAAAGATCCAAACTAAACTTAACCAATAAAGAGGATGTACTATGGCAACAATTTATTTAAGAAAATCTACCCTGTCTGACCTGGATGCGGTCATGGAAATAATCGAAGAAGCACGCGCCCTTTTAAAAAAAGATGGCAGTCCACAATGGCAAAACGGCAGCCCCAATCGTGACACCTTAAAAAATGATATTGAATCAGGAATCAACTGGGTACTGATAGTTGATGGAAAAATTGCTGGTGCCGCCACCCTGCTGGAATCTGCTGAACCTAGTTATTCAAAAATTTTCGAGGGTTCATGGAACAATACTACTGAACCTTATGCAACGACTCATCGAGTGGCTATCTCAAGTAAATTTCGAGGGATGCATTTAAGCAAATTCATGTTCACTAATCTGACCACAATTGCAATCGAACATGGTTTTAAAAATATGCGGATCGATACTCACGAAATGAACGAACGCATGCAAGGATTAGCCAAAAGCTTAGGATATCATTATCGAGGCATCGTCTACGTTGATGAACCAGTTGACGGCAAACGACTAGCATATGAATTGAATCTCTAGTCGCAAAATAGTTATAATATCGGGAATTATTGAAATAATATTAATAGTATAAAAATATTTTCAATATATCAGTGCTTCATTGTTGACCCCATATGATTTATATGCTAAATTAGCACTGTGCTTTTGAGAGTGCTAATTGACAATTCGCACTAATTAAAAATAGGAGGCATTTTATTTTATGTTAGTTCCTACAGTTATTGAACAAAGTTCTCGTGGCGAACGTGCCTATGATATTTATTCAAGATTATTAAAAGATAGAATCATTATGGTTTCTGGTGAAGTAAACAGTCAAATGGCTAATACCGTTGTTGCTGAATTACTATTCCTTGATGCTCAAGATTCTGATAAAGACATTTCAATGTACATCAACTCACCAGGTGGTTCTGTTACTGATGGTTTGGCTATCATGGATACAATGAATTTCGTTAAGTCCGATGTCCAAACAATTGCAACAGGTATGGCTGCATCAATGGCCAGTGTCTTGTTATCATCAGGTACAAAGGGCAAACGTTTTGCCTTGCCAAACTCAACGATCTTGATTCACCAACCTTCAGGTGGTGCTCAAGGACAACAAACTGAAATTGAGATTGCTGCTACAGAAATCTTGAAGACAAGAAAGAAATTAAATCAAATCTTGGCCGATAATTCTGGACAAACTCTTGAAACTTTGCAAAAAGATACCGAACGTGATAACTACATGTCAGCTCAAGAAGCTAAAGACTACGGTTTGATCGATGATATTATGACAAACAAAGCTGGAAAATAATTTCAGTTACTAAGCGGAATGCAAATTAC from Companilactobacillus sp. includes these protein-coding regions:
- a CDS encoding sugar-binding transcriptional regulator, whose protein sequence is MTINSDLELLDLVAPDFIKTVEKRFRILQSIKLMEPVGRRVLADDLNVTERSLRTETDLLKNQGLINSSKSGMSLTKTGIQANGQLNKLLADFQGTALLEQQLSKKLGIDRCIVLPGNSDKQYRVVDSFGLRLNQLLGSILPNGKSLIAVTGGSTLARVARNLSPSLSKNRDLLFLPARGGVGESVIIQANSVCAEMANRTHGQHRALYLPEDISEQSFESLQNEASIKSVLDLIYRCDVVVHSIGTASVMAERRNLSDKDKLTITNSDAVAEAFGDFFDQDGKLVYKVPRIGLHVRDLANIKNVIAIAGGASKATAIEAYMKNAPSHTILITDEGASKMILRDNPLK
- a CDS encoding alpha/beta hydrolase-fold protein, translating into MKRKRLVLLFALLAFVMVIGTACSSSNSSSSKDSSETTFKKTNTNDSKKDPSLTTVTNEVESKFKQLSYKDKKTGVTLRYNLFVPKNYNKDKKYPLLTFIPDDSVTGKSTKTGITQGYGGSIWATNSEQKKHASFVLVPVFDTSTVSGGVGQFGSSVVKKNVQTYLDLMKKLEKDYNIDMDRLYATGQSMGGMTMFYLNSHYPNMFAATLYASSQWDVSQLEKLKNQKFFYIASAGDQNASKGQKNVMKMLKKDGKKYTTTTLDAQVSAKEKNTAANQLMDKNRDANFITWKAGTVLENATTHLEHNASFDYAYTIPAVRDWLYNQSK
- a CDS encoding MDR family MFS transporter, which produces MKKEMRVSLFIVLFGSFFGVLSSTMMTTALPSVMRVFHVSYSSAQWLTNGYMLANALMIPTSAFLMKKFSFKNLFLTFSTIFFVGSLIGTVANQYLILIAGRMIQAVGAGVMIPLVNVIAMRAADAKHRGSVMGIIGVVFNFSPIVGPTVSGFILDSLSWRYLFSLTMPFTLISIILAIIFMPKVKHETELTFNVKGLITASFGLLCLLWAFSNIGEYNVISFNIGGLFILGLFFGWLFLKTQGHSKNPFINLKVFEHSQFNIANILNMILMVTMYGNTILLPILVQNVMHKSALISGLVLFPGALVTFIMSPISGKLFDKYPVKNLVLIGITIDCIGTFLQVLINKDTSIWTVTLGQTIRQFGLVLVLIPIQTQALSYLPAELIPDGVALYNTLRQVAASFGTALLIAIITVSNQHENIHTISGELVGIKIGFAACLTLLLCCFIFIRKLYTKTSAN
- a CDS encoding MarR family winged helix-turn-helix transcriptional regulator, with amino-acid sequence MKKEDIYNIREFDRFYTNVLQLTDKYHLHTKFTILESRILLEINRGVNTANQLLSLLKLDKGYISRVLKKLETENLITKKADSKDLRIKVLALTDDGKQALEDINQRADNQIDKLFSNVSESEIPEIIDAMKKIQTKLNQ
- a CDS encoding GNAT family N-acetyltransferase gives rise to the protein MATIYLRKSTLSDLDAVMEIIEEARALLKKDGSPQWQNGSPNRDTLKNDIESGINWVLIVDGKIAGAATLLESAEPSYSKIFEGSWNNTTEPYATTHRVAISSKFRGMHLSKFMFTNLTTIAIEHGFKNMRIDTHEMNERMQGLAKSLGYHYRGIVYVDEPVDGKRLAYELNL
- a CDS encoding ATP-dependent Clp protease proteolytic subunit; the encoded protein is MLVPTVIEQSSRGERAYDIYSRLLKDRIIMVSGEVNSQMANTVVAELLFLDAQDSDKDISMYINSPGGSVTDGLAIMDTMNFVKSDVQTIATGMAASMASVLLSSGTKGKRFALPNSTILIHQPSGGAQGQQTEIEIAATEILKTRKKLNQILADNSGQTLETLQKDTERDNYMSAQEAKDYGLIDDIMTNKAGK